The Lactuca sativa cultivar Salinas chromosome 2, Lsat_Salinas_v11, whole genome shotgun sequence genome includes a window with the following:
- the LOC111888448 gene encoding probable receptor-like protein kinase At5g24010: MATKFVSSYILSLTLFLSLVFVFSMAFTPQDNFLINCGSTTNAMVDGREFLGDSNKPGSDFLSSDKSITLSNPNRNLSELYSTARVFTSPSTYGFGISKPGTHLVRLHFSPFNSQNFKLSSSNFSVSLHGSLILNNFRTEFTIVKEFILMVDETHLDIMFDPLGKTGFAFVNAIEVFSAPIDLIVDGGAKSINADGVQEFKNLSSQILETVHRINVGGSKLTPFNDTLWRNWVPDEQFLAIKSSAKIVTTTQLPNYQKGGASKEVAPENVYMTAQEMNRGNLPMNSIFNLTWGFPIDSTIGVRHFVRLHFCDIVSLSVNQLYFNVFINGFLAYKDLDLSLLSFHVLASPFYADFVIESDHSGVLAISVGPSDLSTSLRKNAILNGVEVMKIVNPVSREFRSKKKHIWILIRLIVGILILLSSAILAIFILLKLRKKIKKKTRRSESNGWTPLRVQGGSTHSKFSEGTHNITTKLKIPFVDLQSSTNNFDKDLIIGSGGFGIVYKAILRDNFKVAVKRGVPGSRQGLPEFHTEITILSKIRHRHLVSLVGFCEEQSEMILVYEYMENGPLKNHLYGSNLPPLSWKKRLEICIGAARGLHYLHTGSAQGIIHRDVKSTNILLDDNFLAKVADFGLSRSGPCLSETHVSTGVKGSFGYLDPEYFRRQQLTDKSDVYSFGVVLFEVLCARPAVDPLVGRDEVNLGEWAVQWQKKGLLKRIVDRRIVDEIKPESLKKYGDTAEKCLADYGVDRPTMGDVLWNLEYALQLQQTEAITETVNPSDVGQTGAPEIVAGVGVGVGSSNGDGSLSGIRTSQVFSQLVTNDGR; the protein is encoded by the coding sequence ATGGCTACAAAGTTCGTCAGTTCTTacattctctctctaactctgTTTTTGTCTCTCGTCTTTGTGTTTTCCATGGCTTTCACACCTCAAGACAACTTCCTCATCAACTGCGGTTCAACCACAAACGCCATGGTCGACGGCAGAGAGTTTTTGGGTGATTCAAACAAACCCGGGTCGGATTTTCTGTCTTCAGACAAATCAATCACTCTATCAAACCCGAACCGAAATTTATCCGAGCTCTACAGTACTGCGAGGGTTTTCACTAGTCCGTCGACTTATGGTTTTGGGATCAGTAAACCCGGAACGCATTTGGTACGTCTCCATTTTTCTCCGTTTAATTCTCAGAATTTTAAACTCAGCAGTTCAAATTTCAGTGTTTCATTACATGGGTCTTTGATTTTGAACAATTTTCGTACTGAATTCACTATTGTAAAGGAGTTTATCCTCATGGTAGATGAAACTCACCTCGATATAATGTTTGATCCTTTGGGGAAAACCGGGTTTGCGTTTGTTAATGCAATCGAAGTGTTCTCTGCTCCAATCGATCTTATCGTTGATGGTGGAGCAAAGTCGATTAATGCCGATGGAGTTCAAGAATTCAAAAATCTGTCATCGCAGATTTTAGAAACTGTTCATAGAATCAACGTAGGAGGCTCAAAATTAACACCATTTAACGATACCCTTTGGAGGAATTGGGTTCCAGACGAACAATTTTTAGCTATAAAGTCATCTGCCAAAATCGTCACCACCACACAGCTCCCAAATTATCAAAAGGGGGGCGCCTCAAAAGAAGTCGCTCCAGAAAATGTTTATATGACTGCTCAAGAAATGAACAGGGGAAACCTACCCATGAATTCCATCTTCAATCTCACATGGGGTTTCCCAATCGATTCGACAATTGGTGTTCGCCATTTCGTTCGATTACATTTCTGTGATATCGTTAGTCTTTCAGTCAATCAGCTCTATTTCAATGTATTCATCAACGGCTTCCTTGCTTATAAAGATCTTGACCTTTCATTACTTTCGTTTCATGTGTTAGCATCTCCATTTTATGCTGATTTTGTTATCGAGTCGGATCATTCCGGGGTTCTTGCAATCAGCGTTGGCCCGTCTGATTTGAGTACAAGTTTGAGAAAAAACGCAATCTTAAACGGGGTTGAAGTTATGAAGATTGTGAATCCCGTAAGTCGGGAATtcagatcgaaaaagaagcaCATTTGGATTTTGATACGTTTGATCGTGGGAATCTTAATTCTTTTGTCTTCTGCAATTCTCGCAATCTTCATTCTTTTGAAATTAAGGaagaaaattaaaaagaaaacaaGACGTTCGGAAAGTAACGGTTGGACTCCATTACGTGTTCAAGGAGGTAGCACACATAGTAAATTCTCAGAAGGAACACATAATATTACCACCAAATTAAAGATCCCATTTGTCGATCTACAATCAAGCACCAACAATTTCGACAAAGATCTAATAATAGGTTCGGGCGGATTTGGTATTGTTTACAAAGCAATTCTTCGCGACAACTTTAAAGTTGCGGTCAAACGAGGTGTCCCTGGTTCCCGACAAGGTCTCCCGGAGTTTCACACGGAAATTACAATTTTGTCCAAGATCCGACACCGCCACCTCGTGTCCCTAGTCGGGTTTTGTGAAGAACAATCAGAGATGATCCTTGTCTACGAGTATATGGAAAACGGCCCGTTAAAGAATCACTTATACGGGTCGAATTTGCCTCCATTATCATGGAAGAAAAGGCTTGAAATATGTATTGGGGCGGCCCGCGGGCTTCATTATCTTCACACGGGTTCGGCCCAAGGGATTATTCATCGTGACGTGAAGTCGACAAATATATTGTTAGACGATAATTTCCTCGCAAAAGTAGCAGATTTCGGGCTTTCCAGATCCGGCCCGTGTTTGAGTGAGACTCATGTGAGCACGGGCGTGAAGGGTAGTTTCGGGTATTTGGACCCGGAGTATTTTCGGAGACAACAACTTACGGATAAATCGGATGTTTATTCTTTTGGGGTTGTGCTTTTTGAAGTGCTTTGTGCCCGACCCGCGGTTGACCCGTTGGTGGGCCGGGACGAGGTGAATTTGGGGGAGTGGGCGGTTCAATGGCAGAAAAAGGGTTTGCTTAAACGGATTGTGGACCGTCGGATCGTAGATGAGATAAAACCGGAGTCATTGAAAAAGTATGGGGACACTGCGGAAAAATGTTTGGCGGATTATGGTGTTGATAGACCGACTATGGGTGATGTGTTGTGGAACTTGGAGTATGCACTTCAGCTTCAACAAACCGAAGCCATAACCGAAACCGTGAACCCATCGGATGTGGGTCAGACCGGTGCACCGGAAATTGTAGCCGGTGTGGGTGTGGGTGTGGGGTCTAGCAATGGTGATGGTTCGCTTTCGGGCATAAGAACAAGCCAAGTGTTTTCCCAGTTGGTGACCAATGATGGTAGGTGA